GCTACCCCTCGCCTCGGGCTTGCTCCGCCTCCCGATCCGCCGCCATCTTCTCCCCCATTCCGCGCTCGTCGCTTCCCCGACCCTGGACGCGTCTCGCCGCGGCCGAGCCTGACGAAGCAAAAATTGAGGTGGAGGTGGAAATTGATGGAGGAGGAGGCGCCGATGGGTCCGATCGCGGCTCGGATGATGGCGCAGGTGGGGGGAACGGTAAGAGCGGAGGCGGGGATTCCGAGGAGAGCGAAGAGGGGGGAGCGGATAAGGAGAAGGGGGAGAAACCGAGTGGGATGTTAATGTCGCAGAAGATCACGCTGGCATATGCGGCCCTCGTTGGAGGTAATTTCATCTGATCgtttttgtctaagaaagtgtaATCTGCGAAAGTGAATAGTTGTATGCAGGAGCTACATATCCTAAAATCTAGCATATTACAACCAGAATTTCTTTTCGATTTGTTCTATAATAGACTCAGCTTATTAGTGGAACCTCGTCTTCTATTTGCGGCATTTTGTTGTCTTTAAATCTTTCTCGTTCAGTTTTTTCTTGCAGGTGTCCACTGATTTACCAAAATAAATGCTATAGTTTATAAGTCAGATTTACTCTAGCAGTAAACTATAGTCATGAGATTTGGATCAGTTAATGATTTGGTCCGAGTCCTAGGTCACTATGTCTATCAATATGCAACTATTCCAAACTGATATCAGTTGGTTATTTGAGTTTGTGTGCGTGCATGTTCTTTGTTTCGTTCTCTGCTCTATTGCAATTTGTTTCCATGAATTGTATGAGACTGGTGAGGAGTTTTGTTCCTATTAGGCAGGTTGATTCCCAGTTATAGAGAAATGTAACACTGCAATATTTAAGACACATATAGCATATAACTTGAAAGTTAATTGAGGTGTAAATGCAACCTTGACTATTCTAGTTACATATATATTTTTGGCGCATAGAGCTGCTACATAAAACGAAAAATTGTTACTTGGGTTTTGCTACATAGTATTTTTGTCACTTTGGAAGGTAGTTGCACTTACAATATTCCTAGGGCATCAAGTGGGTGAATAAAATTGTCAATGCCGGTTCTGATCGTGGATGACAAAGATTGAGGGCTGTGTTAAGCATGGACAATCAGTGTTCTATTGTCTAAATCTGTATCTGACCCCAAATATTTGGGACAAACATAGCTTGATGATGAGGATGATTAAATGGTGAGAATGAAATAAATGTTCTTCACCTCCTCTAAGTTCGAACTAATCTACTTGATCATGTATATCCTACTTAGTTTAGTTAGTTAGTCAAGATGAATTTTACTGAGACTATGGTCACTAACAAAAAAATTGTGAGCTTTGTCTAAGCTCAATTTATGTGACAACTAGAGAAAAGAATGGGGACAAAGAGAAGGGGAAAGGAACCTGCTGGCATGTCAATAGATCTTTCCCAATAAAGTACCTTCTCATATTAATTGCTCTAGGCATATATCCAGTGTATGACCACATTACATTTGCCTAATGTTGCTTAAGTCTTATGTTGCCTAATCAATCCTTAGCTTGTTAAAGTTTAAATCAATAGTGATTTAattgatctagtttggacttaaTAAACATATTTTATTCTCTCTTTCTTGAACATATTGTTATGGGTTGAAGAATTTATTTCTTTGCTTTTTCACCAGAAAACTTATTCTCTGGATTGCCTAGGCCAACGTGTAAAACTTTATTTTGGAGCAGCATATGCTTGTATTTACTACGTACGTTTTTAATAGACCGATTGCATCAGGTTCGGTGTTACTTGGTCCATCATTTGAAACCTTGgagctattttttttataaactttcCAGATATTATTCAAGTGATGAATGGTGGTCTTAAAACTAGGAGTAATTGTTGAAGAGACCATCTCTATTTTGTGTTCAACTCTTCTATCTTAAGAATGTGTTGACACTAGTTGAATGGAGAGGaatgagaggagaagagagaaaggaaagaaaaatcctCCCTCATTTACCTCAGCTTCGTTGAGGGAGATAAAAGGAGAGGGGAAATTGCTCTCATCGTCATCTTCCTGGTTTGCTTGCCTTGCCCTCAAAATTGGCCCACCATCCAGATGCGGAAACCCCACAGCCGCACTGAGCTCCCCCACTACCAGTGGAACCTCTTCGCGTGACTGCACAAGCTCCTTGCCATGATCCGAAACAATACAGATGTGATTTGGATGGATGCGATTTGGAGCCAAATTGCTTGTGCAGAATCTGAAACAATACAGATGTGATTTGGAGGCAAATTGCTTCTACGGGATTCGTGGCAACTTCtttgttcttaaaatttgataagCTAAACAGAGGAAAGCACTTCATAATCTATGCTTTCTGTTGTTCTATTTTCAAATCGACGGGGGTAACACAACATAAGGAAAATACTCTTTGGGGGAACCATGGAAAAGCTACATCATTCGTGCAATAAATGGCTGCTAATCTCCACTCTACTATGGTTGCTCTCCTGATAGATCTAATCTATTGGGGATTTTTATCAGACTTGGATCACTATCTTGTTTCTAGCTGGccctacatttttttttttttttttttgagatttctTAGGTTCTTACAACAAATGTTGTTTGTTCTTGTAAATGCCACCACTTTTATTGCtgatatatattttcaaaaggGTACACTCCCCTTGGAAATATCTTCAATGCAAAACTGAGGGTAATCTTGCTTTTGTAAATTGCTCTACTCTAGATGTCCTTCATGCGTATTAGTATATTCCCAACATTGCCTGGAGATGGTTCTTGTAATTGGTGGAGCCTGTTGATTGTTTATAATTGTGGCGTGGGTAATATTATCCAAGTAACTTGGAAGTTATAATTGTTCATACTGTTCAAAATACTGTATCGCCATTGGAGCTTCCTATATTTTAGCGCTCACTTAGATCCTCTCTTAACTTTTAAAGAAGTATTTTGTCCATCATCATGTCTAATCATTCTTAATGGTATATGATTCGACATTCCATCTTGGATGTGATTAGATATGTAGTATGGAGATCCTTTGATGGAAGCATTTAAATAATTATGGACTTGTTTGGCATGAGAGTTATTTTTTCCAGATCCTGAGATTTCATGGCAAACATAGGCAATCTTTGTTTGGCTATTATGGCTAATTAGATTTGATGGGTTAATATTTTTCCTCAGAAGATGAGATTGATAACCATTCAAACATCCAATAATTGGACATTATAGTCCTAGAAACTAATAACTGACATTGTATTAATTATGTCCAGATCCTTGCAGTGTTTGgaactaataatttttttatttttatttttatttttataaaatatactaTACTAGATCGCATAACATTGCTTGGGTTTCATTATATTCTCATCTTACTGAATTGTATAAGATCAGTAACAGGCATTGATgatgtttctttttgttttaatTGACACCCTCTCAGTTGGTGGAATCATGGGATATGTTAAAGGTGGCAGTCAGAAGTCGTTGGCTGCAGGAGGGATATCGGCCTTGCTACTGTATTTCGTGTACACACAACTTCCAGTGAGGCCAGCTTTCGCTTCATCTCTCGGTCTAGGTATGGCAACAACATCAGTCAATATTCCTCCTCATGTCTCCACTACACTAATGCTTTCTTTCCTCTGTTGAATGCCTCCTCCACATCCAGGTCTATCTGCAGCTCTCCTCGTAGTCATGGGTTCTCGCTTCAGGAGGTCCGGGAAGATCTTTCCAGCAGGTGTTGTATCTCTTATCTCATTGGTCATGGTTGCTGGCTATTCTCATGGAATTCTCCGTAGCTCGCATATCTAATGTCTCGATATGAGTTTGAATTGTAGAAACTCTTCTTTTCTGGTTCCTGTAGACTCGACTGAGCATGTCTTGTGGACATCTAACTTTGATGCTTGGCAGATATTTTCTTCTGCAAATTGTACCTTTTCCACCTTCCATCCCATGGAATAATCGAGTTCCATAGGATAAGAGATAGGGTAGAATAATAGACCGGCTTGTTTATGATAATGATTCCGTGAAATTATAAGGTCCTCTGAAGAGAAATATCACCTTTCCGTGTATCACTTTTATGCCTTCCTATCTCCTGATATCACCGTTCCTTTATGCTTTTCCATTGATACCATCACTGCTAGGTTAGCAATCCTGAGGATGATGCAAtagcttccttctttttttctctcATCTTTTTTGTGGCAATTACATACGTCtcattcttctttcttcctttgcCTGCTTCTTTTGTCCCCATTTGCAGTTGATTCACATTGAAGGTAAACCATTTTCATACTTCAGCATTAAGGTCAGTAGCTACACAAACTCTTTTCCTTTTCATTAAACTAGTGTTTTGTTTTTCTCTTACACCAGTAAGTGAACACCGCACttccttttgtttttattttattttattttatgattttcttgATCCCTGCATTTGCTTTCACGTTTTGGCTTCCCCTTGGGAAGTGTTCCCCCTATGAAAGGGTGGCAATTGGCAATGATAAGATGCCAAGAATCAGGACCATCTTATCTTGCTGAGGGAATCCATTTGGGACTCCACCTTCCATCCTACTTTAGCCTTAGTGGTCACAGAAGGAGAGTCTTGTGGAGAACTCGAAATGTCACATCTCAAATTTGGTGCAGTGATTCTGACTCTAATTCAGCTCCTACTGCTTCAGCAATTATTAAAGTAGTTGATTTAATTAAGGGACAGTCTTGTGCCTCTGTAATTCCTCCTTGTGCATCTATTCCACCCTTTGGCTCTAGACTTGCTGTCTGTTCTTCCCCTCCTTCGAAAAAGGAAGCATCTTTGCTGAGATCATCCAGTTCCCACTATAAAGTCCCCTTCTtgcctttgctctcttctctgtCCTCCTTTCTCAAGAACACACAGTTCTATGAGCATCTCTATAGAGTACTGCTACTCCAAGCTTGAGCTGGTCCGGTGTCTTAAGGAGGCTGCCCTCTTTTTTGCTCTCCTCCTCAAGTGGCTGCTCCTCCCCAGCCACGCCTGGTGGTTGCCGTCTCCTTCTCCCTCCACCTACTTGGAGGACACAGCCGCTGCGGCCGAGGCCAGAGCCCGCTGCCGCGCCGCAGCGGTGAGGGCTGCCCTCCGTGTCACAGCCTATGAGGACCTCGTGGAGACGGCGGAGGAGGTAAGGTCCGCTGGCGTTGGGGTCGGAGTCACGTGCGCGGTGTGCCTGAGTGAGATGGCAGCGAGGGACGTCGTGTGGGAGCTGACCAACTGCCGGCATGTGTTCCACAAAGGCTGCTTGGACCGGTGGCTCGACCACGACGAGCACCTCAGCTGCCCTCTCTGCCGCACTGCCCTTCTCCCGGTCCAGCAGTCGCCGCCCCTGCCTCCGGCAGAACCCAGCTGGGCCGTCGAGCGCCTGCTCTACTTCTTCGGGGATGACCATCTCCTCGCGCCTCCTCCATAGCTCcaactcatttttttttattattcagaaacttattttctcatttttacaTTAAGCTGTACCGAAATTCCCAAAGTATAGGAGAGGTTTTCAcatatttattttagattttctcaTAATAAAAATACATAACGATAGTATTCCTGTGCTATATTGAGCTTTGCTGATATACAGCGTCTATCGTTCCTGATGTGAAAATACAGATGTTGAATTTCAATTATATACAAATATGTCTGAAATTTCTCTAAAAGTTATCGAGAGCAACAAGttaatcaattttaaatttaataaattattttaattgagGCTAAAATTAGGCCACAGGATATTAGTACACGTGATATTATTGCCCCCGGGCATGATGTTGTATTAAGAGATACAATGCTTTCCTAAGCAACGAAGATTTCTTGGATTTATTTAGGTTAGAACGTGAGGTTGAACTGTCCATCTCAGAATTAGTCACGCCATAAAAGTTAAATAtccggaaaaaaaaaaaaagaattgctTGCTTAATGGGCCAGGCTAATTAAGACCCAACTTGAATTGGATTATATCGACATGGCCTAATTTGAGCATCGGCCGAGAGGTAGTAGTTGGATCGTGCTCAAGCTTTATgctccatttttatttttttttattttttttaaataaaattttaaaataattgttaaagATTAAAACTTAGTTAAGATTTTTAGAAAAACTAGGAATCCATCATTAAAACCAATTCTTTAAGTAACATCAGTCACTAATGTACTATCTCCGGCGCTATGAGTGACGAATGTACTATCTCTGACGTTATGGTGCTAGTTGTCATCTAGATATTCATCATTCGACTATaatgtatttataaattttttttctgcTTTACCTTTTTTCTAGATAGTGGAAGTACATTCTAAAGGTATCGTTAAAGTTATAATTTCACCTTTTCCtacctaaatcaaattaaaaaaattaacaaaattctaTCAAATCCATCTACATACTCGAATATGAAAAATCCCATACCCGATCAATTGATTATTTAATTGAatctaaaaaatttctttataCTCTTTTCATATTGGATCCTCCATGGGTTAAGAGGAAAATGTCATCACTAGCCAGGGCTCCTACCTCTCGAGTGGTAATATAATTGACATTGAGACTAATCTAGCCAGGGCTCCTACCTCTCGGGTGGCATTAGAAATGACATTAAGACTAATACTCGTCGATTTGGTTCCAATCTTAAAACCTTCTAGAACTTGACCTAGATTGACTAAGGACATGTTTTTCGGTACTTGACAAACCTCCATGAATGCAACAAGGTAAACAAGCAATTTGGAACATGATTTCATCTACTAAGGCACCACAAAGATCTACAAAGAGGCGAGCTAGAGACGATGTAAATTGCTAGTTTAGCAACACAAAGATCATTCATGGAATGTTCGCAAGTAGATACAGTACCTAGTGTCTTACTGTCATCCAAATTTTACCAGTTGTAATACGTCGGTCGCAGAAAACCCGACTTCATAGTACACTCCCGTGCAATATAATCATGGAATCCGGAACAGGCAATCATATCGAAGCAGCTATTTCAAATGCATCATGCTTTACATGACCACACAGATTCACTTTCGCATCCTCCATATCAACTTCACTCTGACACGGCTGAATCCCCTGTGCCACCGCCATCCATAACAACCGGAACTGAAACAGCTTTCTGATCACTGACATCTTGCATGGTCTGATCATTTTCTTCTGAATTTGTTACAACTTCAATGCCCGTGGAATTAGAAAGAAGAGGAACATCAATTGTGTTTTCAACACCAACATCGTCCATCATTTTCTCTTGAATGACTTGAGATATTTCTCCAGTGACCTCCAAGTAGTTGTTGGCAGGTGCCTGCT
This genomic stretch from Zingiber officinale cultivar Zhangliang chromosome 7A, Zo_v1.1, whole genome shotgun sequence harbors:
- the LOC121999791 gene encoding putative RING-H2 finger protein ATL21C; translation: MSISIEYCYSKLELVRCLKEAALFFALLLKWLLLPSHAWWLPSPSPSTYLEDTAAAAEARARCRAAAVRAALRVTAYEDLVETAEEVRSAGVGVGVTCAVCLSEMAARDVVWELTNCRHVFHKGCLDRWLDHDEHLSCPLCRTALLPVQQSPPLPPAEPSWAVERLLYFFGDDHLLAPPP
- the LOC122002952 gene encoding protein FATTY ACID EXPORT 2, chloroplastic-like, producing the protein MAVITALAVLPASSQSSLFLRRLPFALSAKASCYPSPRACSASRSAAIFSPIPRSSLPRPWTRLAAAEPDEAKIEVEVEIDGGGGADGSDRGSDDGAGGGNGKSGGGDSEESEEGGADKEKGEKPSGMLMSQKITLAYAALVGVGGIMGYVKGGSQKSLAAGGISALLLYFVYTQLPVRPAFASSLGLGLSAALLVVMGSRFRRSGKIFPAGVVSLISLVMVAGYSHGILRSSHI